One Pseudonocardia sediminis DNA window includes the following coding sequences:
- a CDS encoding bifunctional 3'-5' exonuclease/DNA polymerase — protein MGTGPDATPRVALDPGSDGAPIRVRRLAEDGAPLGEAEALPGPDAVVALERELSPRWVLARSRSYRRLLDAGVPLGRAHDVELTEGLLVGADGGFGEPHGLAAAVARLDGRRPRPDPSPVDDGPPGLFDPGLFDAGPLAPGPAGAGPDSAASSGAGVFGNGSRSEELADVVAVHAAQQRRLAAGPAGMRMLVAAESTGALVAEEMRRDGLPWRADVHDRLLTDVLGPRPVLGGRPPRLAGLAREITDAFGGRAVNPDSPADLLRAFARAGYELRTTRAWEIRKVDHPAVAPLLAYKELARLHAAHGWSWLDTWVRGNRFHPEYVVGGVVSGRWATRGGGALQIPRAVRAAVRADPGWRLVVADAAQLEPRVLAAMAREPALAPDVDDLYSALAAAEFGGDRAKAKLGLLGAMYGQTSGGAAPALATLRRRFPSAMALLEDAARAGEEGRLVRSHLGRTCPPARPGDEADVPARARGRFTRNFVVQATAAEWALVLLAELRHALRRKQSPAQLVFFQHDEVLLHVPAEVADDAAETVHAAAATAGRRLFGDTPVRFPMQARVVSGYDEKDAVPAAP, from the coding sequence GTGGGGACGGGACCGGACGCGACGCCGCGGGTTGCGCTCGACCCCGGCTCCGACGGCGCCCCGATCCGGGTCCGGCGGCTCGCCGAGGACGGTGCGCCCCTGGGGGAGGCCGAGGCCCTGCCCGGCCCGGACGCGGTCGTCGCGCTGGAACGCGAGCTGTCGCCCCGCTGGGTACTGGCGCGGTCCCGCTCCTACCGCCGCCTGCTCGACGCCGGGGTCCCGCTCGGCCGCGCGCACGACGTCGAGCTGACCGAGGGGCTGCTGGTCGGCGCGGACGGCGGGTTCGGCGAGCCGCACGGCCTCGCCGCCGCGGTGGCCCGCCTGGACGGGAGGCGGCCCCGGCCGGACCCGTCACCGGTGGACGACGGCCCGCCCGGCCTGTTCGACCCCGGCCTGTTCGATGCCGGCCCGCTCGCCCCGGGGCCGGCGGGCGCGGGCCCGGACTCCGCGGCCTCGTCCGGCGCCGGGGTGTTCGGGAACGGCTCACGCTCCGAGGAGCTGGCCGACGTCGTCGCCGTGCACGCCGCCCAGCAGCGGCGGCTCGCGGCCGGTCCGGCGGGGATGCGGATGCTGGTCGCGGCCGAGTCGACCGGGGCGCTGGTCGCGGAGGAGATGCGCCGCGACGGCCTGCCCTGGCGCGCCGACGTGCACGACCGGCTGCTCACCGACGTCCTCGGCCCGCGCCCGGTGCTCGGCGGGCGGCCGCCGCGCCTGGCCGGGCTGGCCCGGGAGATCACCGACGCGTTCGGCGGGCGGGCGGTGAACCCGGACTCCCCGGCCGACCTGCTGCGTGCGTTCGCCCGGGCCGGGTACGAGCTGCGCACCACCCGCGCGTGGGAGATCCGCAAGGTCGACCACCCGGCGGTCGCGCCGTTGCTGGCCTACAAGGAGCTGGCCCGGCTGCACGCCGCGCACGGCTGGTCGTGGCTCGACACCTGGGTGCGCGGGAACCGGTTCCACCCCGAGTACGTCGTCGGCGGCGTGGTGTCCGGGCGGTGGGCCACCCGCGGCGGCGGCGCGCTGCAGATCCCGCGGGCGGTGCGGGCGGCCGTGCGCGCGGATCCGGGGTGGCGGCTGGTCGTCGCCGACGCCGCGCAGCTCGAGCCCCGCGTGCTGGCCGCGATGGCCCGCGAGCCGGCCCTGGCCCCGGACGTCGACGACCTGTACTCCGCGCTCGCCGCGGCCGAGTTCGGCGGCGACCGCGCGAAGGCCAAGCTGGGCCTGCTCGGGGCGATGTACGGGCAGACCTCGGGTGGCGCGGCACCGGCGCTGGCGACGCTGCGGCGCCGGTTCCCGTCGGCGATGGCTTTGCTGGAGGACGCGGCGCGGGCGGGGGAGGAGGGACGCCTCGTCCGGTCGCACCTCGGCCGGACCTGCCCACCGGCGCGTCCCGGCGACGAGGCGGACGTCCCGGCCCGCGCCCGCGGCCGGTTCACCCGCAACTTCGTCGTCCAGGCCACGGCTGCGGAATGGGCGCTCGTGCTGCTCGCCGAGCTCCGACATGCGTTGCGCCGCAAGCAGAGCCCGGCACAGCTGGTGTTCTTCCAGCACGACGAGGTGCTGCTGCACGTCCCCGCCGAGGTGGCCGACGACGCCGCCGAGACCGTGCACGCCGCCGCGGCGACGGCCGGTCGGCGGCTCTTCGGCGACACCCCGGTGCGGTTCCCGATGCAGGCCCGCGTGGTGTCCGGCTACGACGAGAAGGACGCCGTCCCGGCCGCTCCCTGA
- a CDS encoding sugar ABC transporter substrate-binding protein produces the protein MRTRRAVVRAGMAASLGMVLALSACGQNSAGGGEQAGGSGQAAGGIKVGVILPETDTSARWEGFDKPMLDKAMRAQGLDPDIQNAQGDEQKFSTLADGMISSGVKALVIASISGDGGSSVAAKAKAQGIPVIDYDRLNLGGTSDYYVSFDNEKVGALQGQGLVQGVGNKPGAQIIQIEGAPTDNNATLYTNGQLSVLQPKYDSGAYKLVQNQAIDKWDNQVAGTTFEQILTGNGGKVDGVAVANDGMAGSVVTVLTKYGLNGKVPVTGQDATADGLAAILRGDMYMTVFKPIQEEADAAAKLAGALAKGDTAGADAVATQTVDDPKGNRKVKSVLLQPQLITKDNVKTVTDAGYIKASEICTGANAATCGQLGIK, from the coding sequence ATGCGAACGCGGAGAGCGGTAGTGCGCGCCGGGATGGCGGCGAGCCTGGGCATGGTGCTCGCGCTGTCGGCCTGCGGGCAGAACAGTGCCGGCGGCGGGGAGCAGGCCGGCGGGTCCGGCCAGGCGGCGGGCGGGATCAAGGTCGGCGTGATCCTTCCCGAGACCGACACCTCGGCCCGCTGGGAGGGCTTCGACAAGCCCATGCTGGACAAGGCGATGCGGGCACAGGGGCTCGACCCGGACATCCAGAACGCCCAGGGCGACGAGCAGAAGTTCTCCACCCTGGCCGACGGCATGATCTCCAGCGGCGTCAAGGCGCTGGTCATCGCCTCGATCAGCGGTGACGGCGGCAGCTCGGTGGCGGCGAAGGCCAAGGCCCAGGGCATCCCGGTGATCGACTACGACCGGCTCAACCTCGGCGGCACGAGCGACTACTACGTCTCGTTCGACAACGAGAAGGTCGGCGCGCTGCAGGGGCAGGGCCTCGTGCAGGGCGTCGGGAACAAGCCGGGCGCGCAGATCATCCAGATCGAGGGCGCGCCGACCGACAACAACGCCACGCTCTACACCAACGGGCAGCTCTCGGTGCTGCAGCCCAAGTACGACTCGGGCGCCTACAAGCTGGTGCAGAACCAGGCGATCGACAAGTGGGACAACCAGGTCGCCGGCACCACGTTCGAGCAGATCCTCACCGGCAACGGCGGCAAGGTCGACGGCGTCGCGGTCGCCAACGACGGGATGGCGGGCTCCGTCGTCACCGTCCTGACCAAGTACGGCCTCAACGGCAAGGTGCCGGTCACCGGCCAGGACGCGACCGCGGACGGCCTCGCGGCCATCCTGCGCGGCGACATGTACATGACGGTGTTCAAGCCCATCCAGGAGGAGGCCGACGCCGCGGCGAAGCTCGCCGGAGCCCTCGCCAAGGGCGACACCGCCGGGGCCGATGCGGTCGCGACCCAGACCGTCGACGACCCGAAGGGCAACCGCAAGGTCAAGTCGGTCCTGCTGCAGCCGCAGCTGATCACCAAGGACAACGTGAAGACGGTGACCGACGCCGGCTACATCAAGGCCTCGGAGATCTGCACCGGCGCCAACGCCGCGACCTGCGGTCAGCTCGGCATCAAGTGA
- a CDS encoding ATP-binding cassette domain-containing protein codes for MSEPILSLRKITKSFGAVQVLHDVDLTVRAGEVTALVGDNGAGKSTLVKCVAGIHPIDGGEIAFEGEPVALNSPADAARLGIEVVYQDLALADNLDIVQNMFLGRERGRPWMLDESDMEQAARRTLASLSVRTVTSVRAPVASLSGGQRQTVAIAKAVLWDSRVVLLDEPTAALGVAQTRQVLDLVRRLAEQGLAVVLISHNMSDVFEVSDRIATLYLGRMVAEVPTRDVTHGQVVELITAGRSGDLGLARPESAGV; via the coding sequence ATGTCCGAACCGATCCTGTCCCTGCGCAAGATCACCAAGAGCTTCGGCGCCGTGCAGGTCCTGCACGACGTGGACCTGACCGTGCGCGCGGGCGAGGTCACCGCGCTCGTCGGCGACAACGGCGCCGGCAAGTCGACGCTGGTCAAGTGCGTCGCCGGCATCCACCCCATCGACGGCGGGGAGATCGCCTTCGAGGGGGAGCCGGTCGCGCTGAACAGCCCGGCCGACGCCGCGCGGCTGGGCATCGAGGTCGTCTACCAGGATCTCGCGCTGGCCGACAACCTCGACATCGTGCAGAACATGTTCCTCGGCCGCGAGCGCGGACGGCCGTGGATGCTCGACGAGTCGGACATGGAGCAGGCCGCGCGGCGCACCCTCGCGTCGCTGTCGGTACGCACCGTGACGTCGGTGCGGGCCCCGGTCGCGTCGCTGTCGGGAGGTCAGCGACAGACCGTGGCCATCGCGAAGGCGGTGCTGTGGGACTCGCGGGTCGTGCTGCTGGACGAGCCGACCGCGGCGCTGGGCGTGGCCCAGACCCGGCAGGTGCTCGACCTGGTGCGCCGCCTCGCCGAGCAGGGCCTGGCCGTCGTGCTGATCAGCCACAACATGTCCGACGTGTTCGAGGTGTCGGACCGGATCGCCACGCTCTACCTGGGCCGGATGGTGGCCGAGGTGCCGACCCGCGACGTCACCCACGGCCAGGTCGTCGAGCTGATCACCGCGGGGCGTTCCGGCGACCTCGGCCTGGCCCGGCCCGAGTCGGCGGGGGTCTAG
- a CDS encoding sugar ABC transporter permease, whose product MTERRPAGTAPARPDHEPQPPAPGGAPTSAAERANPGNRAADFGIDTTARTTGEAVRGYLRGLRSGELGSLPALLGLAALFVLFTVLDSGGTFPSLLNLANLLQQGAGPTIIAMGLVFVLLTGEIDLAAGTASGLAAALMALHLTSGGNMLGATGSVVFVILVVVMLVAAGLAALVRVWAGAVVSVLTAVVLVVGVPANPWLEMLLAVGVGVVIGCLTGFLVARVGMPSFVVTLALFITWQGVILQLIGDGGTLALRDPVINAVANGNLSTLGSWALFVLAAGGYAAVLLLRQRRRLSTGLVAQPTGLVLIKIGAVVVLGALATFALVQDRSPGVIAISGVPYVVPVVLVLLVLGTYVLDRTRFGRHVYAVGGNREAARRAGIDVVRIRASVFVIASAFAAVGAIVYSSKIGSVNPAAGGGNTLLFAVGAAVIGGTSLFGGRGRISNAVIGGTVLATVQNGLGLLKQPAAVVFVVTGLVLLLAAAVDVLSRRRSAATGR is encoded by the coding sequence GTGACCGAGCGTCGACCCGCCGGGACGGCTCCGGCCCGGCCCGACCACGAGCCGCAGCCCCCGGCTCCCGGGGGTGCCCCCACCAGCGCGGCGGAACGGGCGAACCCCGGCAACCGCGCCGCCGACTTCGGCATCGACACCACCGCGCGCACGACCGGCGAGGCGGTCCGCGGCTACCTGCGCGGCCTGCGCTCCGGCGAGCTCGGGTCGCTGCCCGCGCTGCTCGGCCTGGCGGCGCTGTTCGTGCTGTTCACGGTCCTGGACTCGGGCGGCACGTTCCCCAGCCTGCTGAACCTGGCGAACCTCCTCCAGCAGGGTGCCGGCCCGACCATCATCGCGATGGGCCTGGTGTTCGTCCTGCTCACCGGCGAGATCGACCTGGCCGCGGGCACCGCGTCCGGGCTGGCCGCCGCGCTGATGGCGCTGCATCTGACCAGCGGCGGGAACATGCTGGGTGCGACCGGCTCGGTCGTGTTCGTCATCCTGGTCGTCGTGATGCTCGTCGCGGCGGGGCTCGCGGCGCTGGTCCGGGTGTGGGCCGGCGCCGTCGTCAGCGTGCTCACCGCCGTGGTGCTGGTGGTCGGCGTCCCGGCGAACCCCTGGCTGGAGATGCTGCTCGCGGTCGGCGTCGGCGTGGTGATCGGCTGCCTGACCGGGTTCCTGGTCGCGCGGGTCGGGATGCCCTCGTTCGTCGTCACCCTGGCCCTGTTCATCACCTGGCAGGGCGTGATCCTGCAGCTGATCGGCGACGGCGGCACGCTCGCCCTGCGCGACCCGGTGATCAACGCCGTGGCCAACGGCAACCTGTCCACGCTCGGTTCGTGGGCCCTGTTCGTCCTGGCGGCGGGCGGGTACGCGGCGGTGCTGCTGCTCCGGCAGCGCCGGCGCCTGAGCACCGGGCTGGTCGCCCAGCCGACCGGGCTCGTCCTGATCAAGATCGGCGCGGTGGTGGTGCTCGGGGCGCTGGCGACGTTCGCGCTGGTGCAGGACCGCTCGCCCGGCGTGATCGCGATCTCCGGGGTGCCCTACGTGGTGCCGGTCGTGCTGGTGCTGCTCGTGCTCGGGACCTACGTGCTGGACCGGACCCGGTTCGGCCGTCACGTCTACGCCGTCGGCGGCAACCGGGAGGCCGCGCGCCGGGCCGGTATCGACGTCGTGCGGATCCGGGCGTCGGTGTTCGTGATCGCGTCGGCGTTCGCGGCGGTCGGCGCGATCGTCTACTCGTCGAAGATCGGGTCGGTGAACCCGGCGGCCGGTGGCGGCAACACGCTGCTGTTCGCCGTCGGCGCGGCGGTGATCGGCGGGACGTCGCTGTTCGGCGGGCGTGGCCGGATCAGCAACGCGGTGATCGGTGGCACGGTGCTGGCCACCGTGCAGAACGGGCTGGGACTGCTCAAGCAGCCGGCGGCGGTGGTGTTCGTGGTGACCGGGCTGGTGCTGCTCCTGGCCGCCGCGGTGGACGTGCTGTCGCGGCGGCGCTCGGCGGCCACCGGCCGGTGA
- a CDS encoding ROK family protein, with amino-acid sequence MTAPTSGTRPDDARRHNRAALLRRLHVDGPCTRATLATELGLNRSTIKAVVDGLAEAGVVTEAVPTRRSGAGRPSLLVLPEPQSAVVLAVDIRVDQVGMAMVGIGGQILGRHSWNLHRTTRLPGEVITHVAESAQLLREELGVVEQGVGVSVPGVVRRRDGLVHEAPNLGWREVALGSRLTAVLGKQAQVGNDAELGALAEHLRGVARDASDLVYLSADVGVGGGVIAGGRPLRGTGGYVGELGHLLVRPDGRDCFCGAQGCWETEVGEPALCRALGLAEDTPRGVLVAELRSLAAVPGRADLLLDDYAGWMVAGLVTVVNMLAPELVVLGDLFAALPPSVVARVRDEVQRRSLVSRAVGGTRMEVSPLGRDGKLVGAAELAFEPVLGAV; translated from the coding sequence GTGACCGCACCCACCTCGGGCACCCGCCCGGACGACGCCCGGCGGCACAACCGCGCGGCCCTGCTGCGCCGCTTGCACGTCGACGGGCCGTGCACCCGCGCGACCCTGGCCACCGAGCTCGGCCTCAACCGCTCCACGATCAAGGCGGTCGTCGACGGGCTGGCCGAGGCGGGTGTGGTGACCGAGGCCGTCCCGACCCGGCGTTCCGGGGCGGGGCGGCCGTCGCTGCTGGTGCTGCCGGAGCCGCAATCGGCGGTGGTGCTCGCCGTGGACATCCGGGTGGACCAGGTGGGCATGGCGATGGTCGGGATCGGCGGGCAGATCCTGGGCCGCCACAGCTGGAACCTGCACCGCACGACGCGCCTGCCCGGCGAGGTGATCACCCACGTCGCGGAGTCCGCGCAGCTGCTGCGCGAGGAGCTGGGCGTCGTCGAGCAGGGTGTCGGGGTGTCGGTGCCCGGCGTGGTCCGCCGTCGCGACGGACTGGTGCACGAGGCGCCGAACCTCGGCTGGCGCGAGGTCGCGCTCGGCTCGCGGCTGACTGCCGTGCTGGGCAAGCAGGCCCAGGTCGGCAACGACGCCGAGCTGGGCGCGCTGGCCGAGCACCTGCGCGGGGTCGCCCGCGACGCCTCCGACCTGGTCTACCTCTCCGCCGACGTCGGCGTCGGCGGTGGCGTGATCGCCGGCGGTCGTCCGCTGCGGGGGACCGGCGGCTACGTCGGCGAGCTCGGTCACCTGCTGGTGCGCCCGGACGGGCGGGACTGCTTCTGCGGCGCGCAGGGTTGCTGGGAGACCGAGGTCGGCGAGCCCGCGCTGTGCCGGGCGCTCGGGCTGGCCGAGGACACCCCGCGCGGGGTGCTGGTCGCCGAGCTGCGCTCGCTCGCGGCCGTGCCGGGGCGGGCCGACCTGCTGCTCGACGACTACGCCGGGTGGATGGTGGCCGGCCTGGTCACGGTGGTGAACATGCTGGCCCCGGAGCTGGTCGTGCTCGGTGACCTGTTCGCGGCGCTGCCGCCGTCGGTCGTCGCCCGGGTCCGTGACGAGGTGCAGCGGCGCAGCCTGGTCAGCCGCGCGGTCGGCGGGACCCGGATGGAGGTCTCCCCGCTGGGCCGCGACGGCAAGCTCGTCGGGGCCGCGGAGCTGGCGTTCGAGCCGGTGCTGGGGGCGGTCTGA
- a CDS encoding cobalt-precorrin-6A reductase has protein sequence MTVVLVLGGTTEGRAVAAALDGRTGLRVVSSLAGRVGNPSLPSGQVRIGGFGGAAGLAQWLRDERVDVVVDATHPFASAMTANAATACADAGVELVVLRRPGWTAGPGDRWHRVASAAGAAALAPMLGDRVFLTTGRGDLAAFAHVDAAFLIRSVDAPDPPLPREREILLDRGPFTLDDELAVMRGFDARVLVTKDSGGDATAAKLTAARTLGVPVVMIDRPPLPGGVTPVATVADAVHRLDGLGRSAGPGLRT, from the coding sequence GTGACGGTGGTGCTGGTGCTCGGGGGGACGACGGAGGGCCGTGCCGTCGCCGCGGCGCTGGACGGGCGCACCGGTCTGCGGGTCGTGTCGTCGCTGGCCGGACGGGTCGGGAACCCGTCGCTGCCGTCGGGGCAGGTGCGGATCGGCGGGTTCGGCGGAGCGGCGGGCCTGGCGCAGTGGCTGCGCGACGAGCGGGTCGACGTCGTCGTGGACGCCACGCATCCGTTCGCCTCCGCGATGACGGCGAACGCCGCGACCGCCTGCGCCGACGCCGGCGTGGAGCTGGTCGTGCTGCGCCGCCCGGGCTGGACCGCGGGGCCCGGTGACCGCTGGCACCGCGTCGCCTCCGCCGCCGGAGCCGCCGCGCTCGCGCCGATGCTGGGGGACCGGGTGTTCCTGACGACCGGGCGCGGCGACCTGGCCGCGTTCGCGCACGTCGACGCCGCTTTCCTGATCCGCTCGGTCGACGCGCCCGACCCGCCGCTGCCGCGGGAGCGCGAGATCCTGCTCGACCGCGGCCCGTTCACCCTCGACGACGAGCTCGCGGTGATGCGCGGCTTCGACGCCCGGGTGCTGGTGACCAAGGACAGCGGCGGCGACGCGACCGCGGCCAAGCTGACCGCCGCCCGCACCCTGGGCGTGCCGGTCGTGATGATCGACCGCCCGCCCCTGCCCGGCGGCGTCACGCCGGTCGCGACGGTGGCGGACGCGGTGCACCGGCTGGACGGCCTCGGCCGGTCGGCGGGCCCGGGCCTCAGAACGTGA
- a CDS encoding zinc-binding dehydrogenase: MRAVLIESFGVTPVVTDVPEPTPTRDGVVVRVQATGLCRSDFHAFSGHDDGVTLPHVPGHELVGVVTEVGPDVRRVRVGDRITTPFVCGCGACDECRAGNAQVCPNQEQPGFTHAGSFAELVEVRHADVNAVTVPGSADAAGAALLGCRLATSFRALAQAGTGPGDTVLVIGCGGVGLSAVMIARALGAEVVAVDLDAAALRRATELGAGHAVGIAGLSPDDARDAVRAATGGDGASVAVEGIGNESALALGLRSLRRRGTLVQVGLFAAEPRVPVPDMIARELRLIGSHGMAAADYPAMMAMVADGRLHPERLVSRRITLDEAPAALAGLDGHAADGVAVITF, translated from the coding sequence ATGCGTGCGGTCCTGATCGAGTCCTTCGGCGTGACGCCGGTCGTCACCGACGTCCCGGAGCCGACGCCGACCCGGGACGGCGTCGTCGTGCGGGTGCAGGCGACCGGCCTGTGCCGCAGCGACTTCCACGCCTTCTCCGGGCACGACGACGGCGTCACGCTGCCGCACGTCCCCGGGCACGAGCTGGTCGGCGTCGTCACCGAGGTCGGCCCCGACGTCCGGCGGGTCCGCGTCGGGGACCGGATCACGACACCGTTCGTCTGCGGCTGCGGCGCCTGCGACGAGTGCCGCGCCGGCAACGCGCAGGTCTGCCCGAACCAGGAACAGCCCGGGTTCACCCACGCCGGGTCGTTCGCCGAGCTGGTCGAGGTGCGCCACGCCGACGTCAACGCCGTGACGGTGCCGGGCTCCGCCGACGCCGCCGGGGCGGCACTGCTCGGGTGCCGGCTGGCCACGTCGTTCCGCGCGCTCGCCCAGGCCGGGACCGGCCCGGGCGACACGGTGCTGGTGATCGGCTGCGGCGGGGTGGGCCTCTCCGCCGTGATGATCGCCCGCGCGCTCGGTGCCGAGGTGGTCGCCGTCGACCTCGACGCCGCGGCCCTGCGCCGGGCCACCGAGCTGGGCGCCGGTCACGCGGTCGGCATCGCCGGCCTGTCCCCCGACGACGCCCGCGACGCCGTCCGGGCGGCCACCGGCGGCGACGGGGCGTCGGTCGCGGTGGAGGGGATCGGGAACGAGTCCGCGCTCGCGCTGGGCCTCCGGTCGCTGCGACGCCGGGGCACCCTGGTGCAGGTCGGGCTGTTCGCCGCCGAGCCGCGGGTACCGGTCCCGGACATGATCGCCCGCGAGCTGCGCCTGATCGGCAGCCACGGGATGGCCGCCGCGGACTACCCCGCGATGATGGCGATGGTCGCCGACGGGCGCCTGCACCCCGAGCGCCTGGTGTCCCGGCGGATCACCCTGGACGAGGCCCCGGCCGCGCTCGCCGGTCTCGACGGGCACGCCGCGGACGGCGTCGCCGTCATCACGTTCTGA
- a CDS encoding alanine racemase — protein sequence MSAAPDTPFLAVDPDVLERNLTASATRAAERGLAWRPHAKTHKCVEIARRQLAHGAAGLTVATVGEAETFADAGCTDLFVAYPVWASGARAARIRALAQRTALRIGVTSVEGVRALATALDGVPAQVLVEVDSGHHRTGVAPADAGALARGAADAGLDVIGIFTFPGHSYGPGRREAVTAEESAALAEAAESLRAAGLDPVVRSGGSTPTEALSDGPGKATGSTATGPGVTAPGDIAPGDTAPGGAGPATPATPALTEIRPGVSVFHDAQQVELGVAGFGDVALTAVATVVHRDGDRIVLDAGSKTLGADQPGWISGGGRLPGHPDARIVALSEHHATAVLPAGSAVPAPGERVGVVPNHVCAAVNLADELIVVSGGEVVDLWPVAARGANT from the coding sequence GTGAGCGCCGCGCCCGACACCCCGTTCCTCGCCGTCGACCCCGACGTCCTGGAACGCAACCTCACCGCGAGCGCGACCCGCGCCGCGGAGCGCGGCCTGGCCTGGCGCCCGCACGCGAAGACCCACAAGTGCGTCGAGATCGCGCGCCGCCAGCTCGCCCACGGCGCCGCCGGACTCACGGTGGCGACGGTCGGCGAGGCGGAGACCTTCGCCGACGCCGGGTGCACGGACCTGTTCGTCGCCTACCCGGTGTGGGCGTCCGGGGCCCGGGCGGCGCGGATCCGGGCGCTGGCGCAGCGGACCGCGCTGCGGATCGGGGTCACCTCGGTCGAGGGCGTCCGTGCCCTGGCCACGGCCCTGGACGGGGTCCCGGCGCAGGTGCTCGTCGAGGTCGACAGCGGGCACCACCGCACCGGGGTCGCCCCGGCGGACGCGGGTGCGCTCGCCCGCGGCGCCGCCGACGCGGGGCTCGACGTGATCGGGATCTTCACGTTCCCCGGCCACTCCTACGGGCCCGGCAGACGGGAGGCGGTCACGGCCGAGGAGTCGGCGGCGCTCGCCGAGGCGGCGGAGTCGCTGCGGGCGGCGGGCCTGGACCCGGTGGTGCGGAGCGGAGGTTCGACGCCGACCGAGGCGCTGTCGGACGGGCCGGGGAAGGCGACCGGGTCCACGGCCACCGGGCCGGGTGTCACCGCACCGGGCGACATCGCACCGGGCGACACTGCACCGGGCGGCGCCGGGCCGGCGACCCCCGCCACACCTGCGCTCACCGAGATCCGGCCCGGAGTGTCGGTGTTCCACGACGCGCAGCAGGTCGAGCTCGGCGTGGCCGGGTTCGGCGACGTCGCGCTCACCGCCGTCGCCACCGTCGTGCACCGCGACGGCGACCGCATCGTGCTCGACGCCGGCAGCAAGACCCTCGGCGCCGACCAGCCGGGGTGGATCAGCGGCGGCGGGCGCCTGCCCGGGCACCCCGACGCCCGGATCGTCGCGCTGTCCGAGCACCACGCGACGGCGGTGCTCCCCGCGGGCTCCGCGGTCCCGGCTCCCGGCGAGCGGGTCGGGGTGGTGCCCAACCACGTCTGCGCCGCCGTCAACCTCGCCGACGAGCTGATCGTCGTCTCCGGCGGTGAGGTCGTCGACCTCTGGCCGGTCGCCGCCCGCGGCGCCAACACCTGA
- a CDS encoding HAD-IA family hydrolase: MRAVAAVLLDMDGTLVDSDAAVDRAWTTWSHEYGVDPRDADAVAHGRPADGTVRILRPDLDEAAVAVAADRQLELQYTDLSDVVAARGADELLAVLGRRKIPWAVVTSADRRLAAARLGAAGIDPPELVTVEDVTHGKPDPEPFLLGASRLGVAPRDCLVVEDAPAGLDAGRAAGMATAALRGLDGDLRLGDLGDLARFLDRPG; the protein is encoded by the coding sequence ATGCGCGCGGTCGCCGCGGTACTGCTGGACATGGACGGCACGCTGGTGGACTCCGACGCCGCCGTCGACCGGGCCTGGACGACCTGGTCACACGAGTACGGCGTCGACCCGCGCGACGCGGACGCCGTCGCGCACGGGCGCCCGGCCGACGGCACCGTCCGGATCCTGCGCCCCGACCTCGACGAGGCCGCGGTCGCCGTCGCCGCGGACCGCCAGCTGGAGCTGCAGTACACCGACCTGTCCGACGTCGTCGCGGCCCGCGGCGCGGACGAGCTCCTCGCCGTCCTCGGTCGCCGGAAGATCCCGTGGGCCGTCGTGACCAGCGCCGACCGGAGGCTCGCGGCGGCACGGCTCGGTGCGGCCGGGATCGACCCGCCGGAGCTGGTCACGGTGGAGGACGTCACGCACGGCAAACCCGACCCGGAGCCGTTCCTGCTGGGCGCGTCCCGGCTGGGTGTCGCCCCGCGGGACTGCCTGGTCGTCGAGGACGCCCCGGCCGGGCTCGACGCCGGGCGCGCGGCCGGGATGGCCACCGCCGCCCTGCGCGGTCTCGACGGCGACCTGCGCCTGGGAGACCTCGGCGACCTCGCCCGGTTCCTCGACCGTCCCGGGTGA